The DNA region TACATATGTAGAAAGCCTCTTTATCTTATAAGACACTGCAAATATAACTAGGTAAGGAATTGCATTTGCTGTCCTTTTTATGGACTTCAAAAAtcccttaaaaaaaacacctgttaGACTGCAACAGAGCTTTATTAAATGCAGCCTGTAACGTGGACAAAGCTGCTGGTTGGTTGCAGGATATTTTGCTCTGTCGCATTAAAAGAAACCAACAAGGAAACAGGGAAGAGGgcgaaagaagaatgaaagaatcTGGAAAGATGAATATCTGATCACATTGCAACATTTCTCCTaattcttgttgttagttgtgaagtcgtgtctgatccatcgcgaccccatggacaacactgtccatggggttttcatggcaaagatactggagtgggttgccatttccttctccagtggatcacgttttgtcagtgccctctgctatgacctgtccatgTTGGGTGGCCCTGCATGGCATAGCTCAGAGCTTCATTGAACTACATAAGCCCCTTTGCCAccacaaggcagtaatccatgaaggggattACATGAAGGGGATTCTCCTTAACCAGTAGaatagcttgctttcagaaatcgtgggtgctccatgactggaggttcttaagaagagactggacagccacttgtctgaaatggtataggttctcctgcttgagcagggggctggacaagaagacctccaaggttgggttctgtttttctgctctgctctgctctgctctgctctgctctgctccgctCCACTACCAAACTctaactcctattctattctattctattccattccattccattccattccattccaaactctttctattctatgctgtgctatgttatgctatgctatgctatgctattccattccattccatactcttaacttttattctattctattctattccactcaatccattccattccattccattccaaactctaacttctattctattctattctatgctattctattccattccattccaaactctttctattctatgctatgctatgctattccattccattccattgcattccatactcttctattctattctattctattcattccattccattccaaactctaacttctattctattctattctattccattccattccaaactctttctattctatgctattctatgctattctatgctatgttatgctattccattccattccatactctaacttctattctattctattctattccaaactctttctattctatgctatgctattccattccatactcttaacttctattctattctattctattctattctattctattctattctattctattctatctatgctgtgctgtgctgtgctgtgctgtgctgtgctttgtgtgttccattccattctgtgcATGAAATAAGTTGTGGCTAAGTGCAAAGGTGGTACTCAGATAGTCTAAAAGAATCATCTCGAGCCTTGTGTTCCTGCTGTTCCTCTTACACAGGAGGAAGCATAATAAGTCTGATACAAATCCAGGACTTGCTAAACTAGGCTCTATAGAGGGCATTTCCTTTTTTGGGCAGAAAATACAGGGCATTATTTTAAGAAGGTTGGGTTTTAGTAACCTCTCTTCTCTCTGGTCTCACCTATGAAACCTGTGCAAGCAccttagcatttaaaaaaaattgcatgttgTCTTTGaggcaacattctttctctctttatgtTTCTTTCCTAATGACCCCGATATTGTCAATTTAGATTGGGATATTGGAACGCCAATTCCCTGGTGCTGGTTAATGACTGCACAACTAACCAATTTTGATGTCAGATGACCGaaacctccctctctttccccctttcagCATGACCATGAGCGCCGCCTCCATTGAGCAAGAGCCGTCACGCAAGCTGGCCTGTTGTGGAGTTCCCTTGATAACGGAGGACATGCAGTCGCTGGCCATCCGCACGCTTTCCGGCACGGACATCAACAAGCACTACGACCTCATCCGTGAGCTGGGGAAGGGCACCTACGGGAAGGTAGACCTGGTCTCCCATAAGAGCACAGGTGAGTTCCAGGGGGGAATATGATGTCTCTCTTCCTGTTCTGATCGAGGCGTCctaagagcatgaaacaaactcccaACAAAAATCCCctttattaattggctgtgaattctgctcattcacatccagcaaagtgtttccagggaggatttacagtcacagaccttctctggcttggagagcagccaggctgatatctgcaaaacttgacaaggagtctcggagagtcacaaaccaattaaacgaactaattgtctcctgcaaactccactccccttttgctcctcttttaattcctctgggaggggccattcatggtccacctctggccttactcccaagttgacccctgttctttagctgttctctttgtctggcaattctgcacatgtgcatgctgggaataggctccagctgttcctctgcctcactgatgtctgactccgaaggcagctgataactgacatacggctctggccccttctctgcctctgacacagagccctcatcagagtcttccccagactccaggactggcccatgttcctccccaacctcctcactgtccgaacttgctgccagttctgctggccactggtgggtcaCAATGCTCCCTTCCCTGGGCACTTCAGGTGCCTAAATCACTCACTCCATTGCTAacagtgttttctcaaccttggtaactttaagatgcgGCAAAATTCTGGTGAAAAACAACTAAGGTGAGGAAAAGTAAGTTATTCACAGCTCAGGAAAATTCATGGGTAGCGGAGAAAGAGAtcgggatacaggtagtccttgactgaaaACCAGAGTTAGAAACAGAATTTTCTAAAGGTGGTGGTGAAACAGTCATGCCCAAtatttttgccacggttgttaaatgaatctatgTTCTTAAGTGTATCACACCGTACTTCgaatttgacttccccattgGTTTTTCTTGTCAAAAGCTGCCTGGGTAGGACACACGTGGTGATCGCATGGACTtgtacactgcaaccatcataacccATGTTTCATAAACTGTAGCGTCTCAATTTATGCCACATGCTGAGCCAGAACTAGCCAACAAACTGTGACTTAACCAGCATAAAATTCTAGTCCAGGAAGACTTGAAAATTGGGACCATGTATTAGCCACTGATCAAATACATTCATTGTGGGATGGCCAACTCTACAAAGTCCTGTTAAAAGATCATCtctatctccctatctctctatctatatctatttatctatctatcatctactgtatctatctatctatctatttatctatctatctatctatctatctatctatcaatcatctatctatccatccatccatccatccatccatccatccatccatccatccatccatccatccatctatctatctataagtcCTATCTTACCTGGGCAGTGATTTCCAGAATGATTTCATCTCCTTGGTCCCCATCACACAGGGAGTTGCTCACTGTCTTCTTCCTTGCCCCGTCTTCTCCATCCACAGGCACCAAGATGGCTCTGAAATTTGTCAACAAGAACAAGACCAAACTGAAGAATTTCCTGAGGGAGTTCAGCATCACCAATACTCTCTCTTCCAGCCCGTTCATCATCAAAGTGTTTGATGTGGTCTTTGAGACAGAGGACTGCTATGTCTTTGCTCAGGAATATGCCCCTGGAGGAGACCTTTTTGACATCATTCCTCCCCAGGTAGGTGGACTTTGGTTGCCCCTTTTTGACCTGAATGGAAGGGGAGGCAAGATGTCTTCTAATAGAATACCAAGATGGACAAGCGgggtattatagcaatagcacttaagacttatataccgcttcacagtgcttaccagacctctctaagtggtttacagagtcagcctcttgccccccaacaatgtggggcctcattttaccaaccttggaaggatggaaggttgagttaatCTTaaaccggtcaggattgaactgctggcagttggcattctaaccactgtgccatcacagctaattagcaatagcacttagacttatataccgcttcatggtgctttccagccctctctaagtgctttacagagtcagccttattgcccccaacaataggGGCCCTCGTTttactggcctcagaaggatggaaggctgagtctggtgatattcgaactgccaaactgcaagcaactggcagtcagccgaagtagcctgctgtactgcacgctaaccactgcGCTGCCATGGTTCATATCTCATTTTCCTGAAGCTATTTCACAGAAGCTTGATCCAATTAGGATACTAACAATATGACTGAGAACCATATGTGATCTTCTCATTGGGCCTCCAACTTCCTCTTGTATCCTGCACAGATGTTACTTTTGATCTTCCCATGGGAAGATTTCAAGGCTGGGAGTggaagattaccatatttttcagagtagaaaATGCatctccccccctaaaagagcatggaaatgttggtgcgtcttatacaccgaatacaaccatttttggcctcccgaagtccTGCCCCCGCATcctgttttgtgaaaaatgggcaaaaaacggcccatttttcacaaaaatagggacttttctgctccccccccccagaaccaCTCTGCAGGCTTTACCAgggctggggaagacaaaaatgcccccattttttacttccccagccctactgaagcctgcagagtgctcctgggggccaaggaggacaaaaacattttttcttatttatttcctcgaaatcttggtgcgtcttatacaccagtgcatcttatagtccgaaaaatacggtaatgtaCCCCTGACGCATTTCCCTCAATGGCCCTCATGACTTGAATTGAAAGTAGCACGAGatcggaagatgtggagagatctGGTCCATTTAATCGCCAAGAGTCAAGACCATCATCACTTGCATTTCAACTCcatttcctttttgtctttcaggaaatttatccttagatctaggttgcttctctccttgattaatttccacccactgcttcttgtcctgccctcaggtgctttggagaatagcttggctccctcttctttctggcagcccctgagatattggaagactgctatcatgtctcccctggtccttcttgttATTAATCTATACCATTACAGTATAGCGTGAGATGTTCCTGGGTTTGGGCACTTCCAGCTTGTAAACTCAACTCTCGACATCTTTGTCTGCCTGCAGGTGGGGCTGCCAGAGGACATGGTGAAGCGCTGCGTGCAACAGCTGGGTCTGGCGCTGGACTACATGCACAGCAAAAACTTGGTGCACCGGGACATCAAGCCGGAAAACGTCCTCCTGTTTGACCGCGACTGCCGGCGTGTCAAGCTGGCTGACTTCGGGATGACGCGCAAGGTGGGGTGCCGGGTGAAACGCATCAGTGGCACCATCCCCTACACAGCGCCTGAAGTGTGTCAGGCAGGCCGGGCGGAGGGTTTCACGGTGGACGCGAGCATCGACGTCTGGGCGTTCGGGGTGCTCATCTTTTGCGTTCTGACCGGCAACTTCCCCTGGGAAGCGGCCACAGCCTCGGACTCTTTCTTTGAGGAGTTTGTGAGGTGGCAAAAGGGGCGCCTGGCGGGCGTCCCCTCTCAGTGGCGCCGCTTCACGGACAACGCACTGCGGATGTTTCAACGCTTGTTGGCCCTCGACCCGGAGAAACGCTGCCCAGTGAAGGAGCTTTTTCTCTTCATCAAGTACGACCTGATGTCCGAGATGCGCCGGCGGCCATCTTATCGTTCCCGCAAGCACACTGGGGACAAGCTCTCGGCTGGCCCGCACCGCCACGAGACGCCCAGTGGCTGCACCCCAACCCCACTTAAGAGGACCATCCTGACGGAGGGCAGCATCTCTCGACTGGTGGCTTCGGAGCCGGGCCTCCCTTCCCCTGGCGGAGGAAGCAGGACTGACAGCCGGGCAGACAAGGCTAAAGGCCAGATGGTTTTGGCAACCGCCATCGAGATCTGCGTCTGAGGAGAATGTGGCACATACGCCAAGCCGGCATTCTGATATCAGCACTGTATCTTCTTCTGCCCTGGGATAGGCAGTGTGTAGAAGgactcttttaaaaacaaacaaaccaaccaacacacacacacacacacaagattctCTGATTGACTAGGATTTTCATCCCTCCGAACAACAAGCAAACAATACAATAGAAAACCAAGGGgggtaggggaaaaaaagatgattTATCCAATGATTTGAACGATGCAAACGGTTCGTGGCTGGGCAGTTAAGCCCACAGTAGAAATAGACATGTTGTGTAAACcaggattggggggagggggatgcagAAAAAggactgggggtgggtgggtggtcatTGTGCGGGGAACTGGAACAATTGGTGAGCTCGTAACACCCATTTCATCCAGACAGAAGTGGCTGTTGGatagctggggtgggtggggtggggaaagtttggggaggggaggagagggaaggggtaAAGTGGGTAGAATAGGGCAGTAGCCTTTCAGATTGGGAAAatagggctcccccctcccctgccAAAGAGCCGAAGCAGAGCCACGAGCGTTGCCTTGCTGACCTCTTGATGGATGGGCCTCCAATGGCCATCATCATCCCTGCTGTTCTGGCTGGTTGGGGAACATGGGAGTTCCCATCCGATATACCTGGAGGATATACTTGGGCAGTGGCTCGACCTTCGTGTCGGTCAGAGCCCCCTGAGAGGACAGGAAGCTGGATTTCGTAAGAGTCTTGCTCCCTCAGAAGTTCTTGGCGGGGGGTGGTTCAGAAGAACGAGAGAGAGACTTCTGTGACTTACAGCCTGTGAAATGGGGCTTGGAGGTATCCTCCCCATGAGAGGCTGATGACTCACCTAGGTGGACCTTGGCATGCCGTTGGCCCTTGTCTAGCTCCTCATTCCAAATTCAAGGTGGCCTCTTGGAGGTCCTCTGAACTGTGGGAGAGTGTCCATTGACTAAGGCAGACCATGTCCTTCCATCATCCATGCCTCTTCCCAGCAGGGAAGACAGCTTGGTTTCTGATGGACACAGATTCCTGGGCAGTGTCTCTTTATGTTGGAAACtgtaagacgggtggacttcttCGATTCCCAGAagttccctggctggggaattctgggagttgaaatccacccgtcttaaagttgccaaggtgaagAAAGGCTGATCCAGGGGAAGCTTAAAACGCTGAGCTGGAAAGTTCTGAGCTTTCACAGCGTGGCCAGGAAAGCATTTGGTGCCACGGATGTAGCAAATGTTTTCTgtgtctcgtgtgtgtgtgtgtgtgtgtgtgtgtgcatctgtgTGTCTCTACATTCGTCAGGTCAACAGTAGCTGTGTGTTGTGTGGCCAATTCACCGCTCAGGAAAAGAAATGTTTCCCTTTGTTCCTAGGGTCAAACGGGAAGACCAGGTGGGCACCAAGGTCTGCGGGCACAAAGGGCAAAAGGGGAGGGCATTTGGATGGGATTGGTGCTGCCCCGGAGGACTCACAAGGGATGGAAGAGGCTGATTTCCACCATCCGACACTGGAATCCAAATATCTCAGTGGCCCAGTACTGGCTGTGTGAATAGTATGCTAGGAAGAAGAGCGGAGAGGAAGCTTCccaattgtggggtccttggtgctctctggttgttttcttgcagacaactctcatgacccaactaggtaataatATCATTAGTGCTGGAAGAGAGTGGGTTTGCCCTCTGCTTGTATCTTAGTGGCTTTGCCCTATCAGTGTTGGCAAGAGTgctcttggtagttccttgattaagatATCGTTTACTGTTTGATTGTTCATCTGCATTGGTAATTCCTTGTTTGGGGTGTTGTTTACAACTTGGTTGTTGGGAGGAACTAGGAACTACCAAACAATCCAATAGTAAATAGtagtctaatcaaggaactactaagCACACTCTCACTGACATTGAGAGGACAAATCACGTGTATCTAAACAAAGAGCAAACTCTACTCCCTTCTACTACTCATGAtattacctacttgggtaataaaacatctgtaggaaaacaaccaagctcagactcCACACTTCactcctgagttacaaatatccTCTTCTAGGGGTAGTTTCCCAAGGATCCATAAGGGCAGGAACAGGAAAATCACCACACAGCAAATATTTCAGAGCTACAACCTCCAACAGTCCAGGCATTGTGGCCAATGCTGATGGATGTTGGGCAGCCCGAGGAAGTTCCAGAAGAACCCTCCTTGGATTCGGTGGCATCATGTTCTCCTCCAGAAAGATGTCTGGACTAATGTCCAGAATTCTCAATGacgttggctgaggaattctggaagttgaaatcttgAATACCTCCAAGATTCGGAAAAGTTAGTTGAAGCAGGCTATTGTTTAGGATTATAATAATGGGTTCGAATATGTCCTTCAAATTTCAGCCTGCCAAATGTTGAGCGGTTCCACACAAATTGAGGTGAGGGAAAGTTCTGAATATGAATGCCACATTCCTGTATATGCAAGTATCAGCCTTAGTGTAAAAAGTAATTACAACGTAGAATCCCTTTTTCTCCAGGAAGATCCTTATATGTTCAGAACCAAGGTAATTTGGACTCTGAATGGTGCTGAAATCCTTCATGAGCAGAGAAGGGGTCCAATTCAGTTACaaatatccagttttggtctaaAACTGGTCTGTTTTAGTGTTAGGAAGAGAGATTTTTGGCCCATtctagtatttaaaaaaaaaaaatccaccagagAATCCCACTTTTGTTCACAAATTAACTTAGAAGCATTTGGATCCATCTTCCCTTAAtggattgttgttagttgcgaagtcatgtccaacccatcacgaccccatggacaacgttcctccaggcctccttgtcctctaccatcccctggaatccattgaagctcacgcctactgcttcggtgactccatccagctacctccttctctgccatcccctccttcttctgccctccattgttcccagaattaggatcttctccagtgagtccttaaTGGATAGAATAGCTGTAAATATAAACTCAGTctctcttaaaaggtgaaattggCCGATAATCTTTTGGGGGGTTTCATGCATTTCCCCCAAAGCAAAGCCTGTGACATGTTTTACCTCCCTTTTATGGTGGGGTCTTTCAGGAACATGTTCTTCGTGGAGTTTTCCTCTTTCCCAAAAGTTGGGTGTTAGGCTTggagcagatttaaaaaaaaacaactgttgaGTTTCTCTGTGGCGCTTTTTATGTTTGGGTATGGAATTTGGAAGATCTTGCAAATTTGCTCCTAAGGGAAGTTATGGTGCAGCGTTTCTAAACCTTGGCCACGTTAAGatagctggacttcaactcccagaattccccagtcagttgACCTATCTTAAAGTGGCATGCTGCTATAGTGGCTGTGTTTAAAATCACTAAAGTCAAAAGAAATCCCATATTCCTCcctagagccgtggtggcgcagtggttagagtgcagtactgcaggctgcttctgctgactgcccgcTGACTGctatttggcagtttgattctcaccaggctcacggttgactcagccttccctccttccgaggtgggtaaaatgaggagccagattgttggggacaagaggctgactctgtaaaccacttagagagggctgtaaaagcactgtaaagtggtatataagcctaagtgctattgctattattactgccTCTTCGTCTGAGTAGTTTCCACACCAGAATTTGCTAGGGCCCCTCAGTAACACAACAAGAATTTATCTACAGAGTCTGAATCGGTAACCCGTTTTATCTTAACTTTCAAATGAGACTGTGAAAAGCTGCCAAGATGTCAAACGAGGTAACTCATGATTACATAAGTCTCCCTCGGGGCGAGATCCCTGTAATCTTGCAATCCTGGCCATTTTATATGATTTCAGCCATTTAATTTCCCTTTGTTTAGATCCTAGGCCAGCT from Thamnophis elegans isolate rThaEle1 chromosome 14, rThaEle1.pri, whole genome shotgun sequence includes:
- the SBK1 gene encoding serine/threonine-protein kinase SBK1, which produces MTMSAASIEQEPSRKLACCGVPLITEDMQSLAIRTLSGTDINKHYDLIRELGKGTYGKVDLVSHKSTGTKMALKFVNKNKTKLKNFLREFSITNTLSSSPFIIKVFDVVFETEDCYVFAQEYAPGGDLFDIIPPQVGLPEDMVKRCVQQLGLALDYMHSKNLVHRDIKPENVLLFDRDCRRVKLADFGMTRKVGCRVKRISGTIPYTAPEVCQAGRAEGFTVDASIDVWAFGVLIFCVLTGNFPWEAATASDSFFEEFVRWQKGRLAGVPSQWRRFTDNALRMFQRLLALDPEKRCPVKELFLFIKYDLMSEMRRRPSYRSRKHTGDKLSAGPHRHETPSGCTPTPLKRTILTEGSISRLVASEPGLPSPGGGSRTDSRADKAKGQMVLATAIEICV